From Longimicrobium sp.:
GGCGGAAGAAGCCGACGTTCCGCTGATCCTGCGGTTCATCCGCGAGCTGGCGGGCTACGAGCGGCTGCTGCACGAGGTGGTGGCGACGGAGGAGCGGCTGCGCCATACGCTTTTCGGCCCGCGGCGCGGCGCGGAGGTGGTGATTGCGGAGGCGGACGGCGAGCCGGTGGGCTTCGCGCTCTTCTTCCACAACTACTCCACCTTTCTCGCGCAGCCCGGGCTCTACCTGGAAGACCTGTACGTGCGCCCCGAGGCGCGCGGGCGGGGGATCGGCCGGGCACTGCTGGCGCACCTGGCCCGGCTGGCGCGCGAACGCGGCTGCGGCCGGCTGGAGTGGTGGGTGCTGGATTGGAACGAGGCGGCGATCCGCTTCTATCACTCTCTGGGCGCCCGCCCGATGGATGAGTGGACCGTCTTCCGCCTCACCGGCGGCGACCTGGACCGGCTCGCGGAAGAGTAGCGGCTCGCTCGCGTAGACGGGTCAGCCGCGGATCGCCTGCATCCTGCGCAGGCGGCGCTTCGCGGCGAACCGGCGGATCCGCCGCGCCCATCGCACCGGCGAGAGCAGGAAATCCACGAGTTCCATCAACTCCAGGGCGCCGTCCAGCACATCCACGATCATCGGTTGGGCCAGTCCCACACGACGAACAGCAGGAACGGGCCAACAACCAGGCTGGCGCCCCCGAAGTAGAGGAGCAACGGGTGAACGGGGGCTGCGTCCGCGAACGCCCTCGAGATGGCGAATACCCCAAGGCCTGCGAGCCCGAGCGTGACCCACGCGCGCCAGGTGAACAAGCTGAAGACGTCGAACATCTCCAGAGCCGCTTCCACCGCAAACTCGAAGACCCAACCTCCTAGACAGCCCACCACCTCGTCGAGCATCGCTCCTCTCTGCGCCGGCGTCCAGAAAGCCACTCTGAATACCATACGCGGGTGCCGATGCCCCGGTTTCGCTACAGCGGCTGGGAGGCGATGCGGATCAGGTCGTCGTGCACGCGGCCGTTGGAGGCGGCGATTCCCTTCCAGTGCGGATCCGGCTGGTTGAAGCGCGGCTCCTGGCCGTCGATGCGCGTGACGGTGCCGCCGGCTTCGCGCACGATCACCACGGCCGCGCAGACGTCCCACTCGGACTTGGGGCCGCGCGAGACGAACGCCTCGGCGCCGGCCTCGGCCACGCGGCACATCTTGTACGCCGTGCTGCCCAGCGGCTCCACCTGCCAGTCCCCGAACGCGTCGAACTCGCCGCGCTTCATCTCCCACCGCGACGCAACGATGCGCGGGCCCTCGGCCATCCCCCGTCCCGAGACGCGAATCGGCTGGCCGTCGCGGAAGGCGCCGCCCCCCTCGATGGCGTGAAACACCTCACCCGTGACGGGGTTGTGCACCACGCCCAGTACGGCGCGGTCGCCCTCCGCCAGGCCCACGCACAGCGCGAACTCGGGGCGGCCGGCCACGAACGAGTTCGTGCCGTCGATGGGATCCACCACCCACACCCGCTCGCGCTTCAGCCGCTCCGGTGAATCCGCCGTCTCTTCCGAGAGCCAGCCGTAGCCCGGGCGCTCGCCGAGAAGGACGCGGTGCAGCGCGCGGTCGGCGGCCAGGTCGGCCTCGGTCACGGGCTGCTCGGGCGATTTGAACGTCACCTCCTGCTCCACGCGAAAGGCGCGCATCACCGCCTCGCCCGCGGTGCGGATGGCGCGGATGGCCAGCTCGAGGTCTGCTTCCCTGGAAAAATCCTGCATCGACTGCATCAACTCACGATTTCGTTGGTAGGATGGAGGTGGGCCTCGGCGGCTGATGCGCGCGCCTCGGGTGGGCCCCTCCCCCGGCCCCCTCCCCCGGCAAACTGCGCCGGGAGAGGGGAGAACTTCGGTCGCGCGGAGGCCGGGTTCGGCGCATGCCACGCGTTGCCCCCTCTCCCGGCCTCTCCCCCGCAAACTGCGCGGGAGAGAGGTGCACTGCTTACGAGGTTCGACTGGGTGCCTCGCATTCCGCAGGAGCCCCCTCCCCCCCGCCCCCGTCCCCCGCTGCGCAGGGGAGGGGGAGACCTGAATCGCGCTTCGGCCGGGGTCGCGCACTCGACACCGACCGAGGAACGGTGCGCTTCGGAAACCCGGGTGCATGCCCCTGGCAGCCCTCTCTCCCCGGCCCTCTCCCCCGCAAGCGAGGGAAAGGGAGAATTCGATCGCGCTTCGGCCGGCCCGGCGCACTCGATTTCGCGTGCAGTCCGCGAAGGCGGA
This genomic window contains:
- a CDS encoding 3'(2'),5'-bisphosphate nucleotidase CysQ, which produces MQSMQDFSREADLELAIRAIRTAGEAVMRAFRVEQEVTFKSPEQPVTEADLAADRALHRVLLGERPGYGWLSEETADSPERLKRERVWVVDPIDGTNSFVAGRPEFALCVGLAEGDRAVLGVVHNPVTGEVFHAIEGGGAFRDGQPIRVSGRGMAEGPRIVASRWEMKRGEFDAFGDWQVEPLGSTAYKMCRVAEAGAEAFVSRGPKSEWDVCAAVVIVREAGGTVTRIDGQEPRFNQPDPHWKGIAASNGRVHDDLIRIASQPL
- a CDS encoding GNAT family N-acetyltransferase; translation: MPNPIHIRPAEEADVPLILRFIRELAGYERLLHEVVATEERLRHTLFGPRRGAEVVIAEADGEPVGFALFFHNYSTFLAQPGLYLEDLYVRPEARGRGIGRALLAHLARLARERGCGRLEWWVLDWNEAAIRFYHSLGARPMDEWTVFRLTGGDLDRLAEE